In Candidatus Promineifilum breve, one genomic interval encodes:
- the dnaJ gene encoding molecular chaperone DnaJ, translating to MAAKRDYYEVLGVARAATKEELKKQYRSLARQYHPDVNNEPDAGERFKEISEAYEVLSDDDKRAAYDRFGHAGLGNGGFSGFDQGHGGFADIFEEFFGSFGGATGTRRRRRGPRRGSDLRYDLTITFEEAVFGGERDIEYRRAETCPVCSGSGAEPGSRPISCTTCNGSGEVRRVQQSILGQFVNVTTCPTCNGSGEMILDVCRECNGRKQIDRTVTKKVKVPPGVDNDTQIRLTGEGAGGLDGGPPGNLFVVLNVTPHDYFQRRGDDIVLDLQINVAQAALGDELTVPTVDGDTPLSVPGGTQSGRVFRLRGLGVPKLDRSGRGANVGRGDQLVIINVVTPKTLTTEQRDLFQQLARTLGKEVIPQKDKGILGQLKDALGDLFG from the coding sequence ATGGCCGCAAAGCGCGATTACTACGAAGTCCTGGGTGTGGCCCGGGCGGCAACCAAGGAAGAACTGAAGAAGCAATACCGCAGTCTGGCGCGGCAGTATCACCCTGACGTGAACAACGAGCCGGATGCCGGGGAGCGCTTCAAGGAGATCAGCGAGGCCTACGAGGTCTTGTCCGACGACGACAAGCGCGCGGCCTACGATCGCTTTGGGCACGCCGGGCTGGGCAACGGTGGCTTCTCCGGCTTCGACCAGGGCCACGGCGGTTTTGCCGACATCTTCGAGGAGTTCTTCGGCTCATTTGGCGGCGCGACCGGTACGCGGCGGCGGCGGCGCGGCCCACGGCGCGGCTCCGATCTGCGCTATGATCTGACCATCACCTTCGAGGAAGCCGTTTTCGGCGGCGAGCGGGATATCGAGTATCGCCGGGCGGAGACGTGCCCGGTGTGCAGCGGCAGCGGCGCGGAACCCGGCTCGCGGCCCATCTCCTGTACCACCTGCAACGGTTCGGGCGAAGTGCGCCGCGTGCAGCAGTCGATCCTGGGCCAGTTCGTCAATGTGACCACCTGCCCCACCTGCAACGGCTCCGGCGAGATGATCCTTGACGTGTGCCGCGAATGCAACGGCCGCAAGCAGATCGACCGCACAGTGACCAAGAAGGTCAAGGTGCCGCCGGGCGTCGATAACGACACCCAGATTCGCCTGACGGGCGAGGGCGCGGGCGGGCTGGACGGCGGGCCGCCCGGCAATCTGTTCGTCGTTCTCAATGTGACGCCCCACGACTATTTCCAGCGCCGCGGCGACGACATCGTGCTCGATTTGCAGATCAACGTCGCCCAGGCCGCGCTGGGTGATGAACTCACTGTGCCCACCGTGGACGGGGACACGCCCCTGTCCGTGCCCGGCGGCACACAATCGGGCCGGGTGTTTCGCCTGCGCGGCCTGGGCGTGCCCAAGCTCGACCGCAGCGGCCGAGGGGCCAACGTCGGCCGGGGCGACCAGTTGGTGATCATCAACGTGGTGACGCCCAAAACATTGACCACCGAGCAGCGCGACCTCTTCCAACAACTGGCGCGCACGCTGGGCAAGGAAGTCATTCCCCAGAAAGACAAGGGCATCCTGGGGCAATTGAAAGACGCGCTGGGCGACCTGTTTGGTTAG
- the prmA gene encoding 50S ribosomal protein L11 methyltransferase — MSVRTDGEGAEAVAEMLRPFAYQESVVLEQLGDEATADPDALEPFVTVKIYVPEDDDSPALRRRIAEILYHLARLYPLPEPVFRELADEDWANAWKEHYRPFRLGKRIVIWPAWLDRAAAEDSRPDDVVLTLDPGMAFGTGLHPTTQGCLQALEQIVAPGMGVLDAGTGSGILAIAAVKLGADTVAAFDTDALAVRATQDNAARNDALAAIHVWRGELDSVTPQTGRAQWDVVVANILAPVIIGLLAENGLLAYVTPGGRLILSGIIEEQAPDVEAALVAAGGKVAQTITAGDWVTLIAGHR; from the coding sequence GTGAGCGTTAGAACCGATGGCGAGGGCGCCGAGGCCGTGGCCGAGATGCTGCGGCCTTTTGCTTATCAAGAGAGCGTCGTCCTGGAACAGTTGGGCGACGAGGCGACGGCCGACCCAGACGCGCTGGAGCCGTTCGTCACCGTCAAAATCTACGTACCCGAGGACGACGACAGCCCCGCGCTGCGCCGCCGCATCGCCGAGATCCTCTATCACCTGGCCCGCCTCTACCCGCTGCCGGAGCCGGTGTTCCGCGAGTTGGCCGACGAGGATTGGGCCAACGCCTGGAAGGAGCATTACCGGCCGTTTCGCCTGGGGAAGCGGATCGTCATCTGGCCGGCCTGGCTGGATCGGGCAGCGGCCGAGGATAGCCGCCCCGACGACGTTGTGTTGACCCTCGACCCCGGCATGGCCTTCGGTACCGGCCTGCACCCCACGACGCAGGGCTGTTTGCAGGCGCTGGAGCAGATCGTCGCGCCGGGGATGGGCGTGCTGGACGCGGGCACGGGATCGGGCATCCTGGCTATCGCCGCGGTGAAGTTGGGCGCGGACACGGTGGCCGCCTTCGATACCGACGCTCTGGCCGTACGCGCCACGCAGGACAACGCCGCCCGCAACGACGCCCTGGCGGCCATCCACGTCTGGCGCGGCGAACTGGACAGCGTGACGCCGCAGACCGGCCGGGCGCAATGGGACGTGGTCGTCGCCAATATCCTGGCCCCGGTGATTATCGGGTTGTTGGCCGAGAATGGATTGTTGGCCTACGTGACGCCTGGGGGGCGGCTGATCCTGAGCGGTATTATCGAGGAGCAGGCTCCCGACGTGGAAGCGGCGCTGGTGGCCGCCGGGGGAAAGGTGGCGCAAACCATCACCGCCGGTGACTGGGTGACGCTGATAGCGGGCCATCGCTGA
- the dnaK gene encoding molecular chaperone DnaK, whose protein sequence is MATIIGIDLGTTNSVVAIMEGGEPVVIPSSEGSRLFPSVVAVNPKTNERLVGQVAKRQAVINPQNTIASVKRFMGRKYSDPEVQRAKTYVPYEVHEATNGDIRVLMNGREYSPPEISAMILQKIKTDAEAYLGQTVTQAVITVPAYFNDSQRQATKDAGKIAGLEVMRIVNEPTASSLAYGLGSKKDELIAVYDLGGGTFDISILEVGDGVFEVKSTNGDTFLGGDDFDQRIIDWAADQFKMSEGIDLRNDKQALQRLKEASEKAKVELSTTMQSELNLPFITADATGPKHMNLTLSRAKLEQLTEDLVQRSIEPCRKALKDASLDTGSITEVILVGGMTRMPAIQEAVRKFFGREPHKGVNPDEVVALGAAIQAGVLGGDVKEVVLLDVTPLTLGIETLGGVATPLIERNTTIPTKKSQIFSTAGDSQTQVEIVVVQGERPMAADNKNLGRFILDGLPPAPRGVPQIEVSFDIDANGILNVSARDKATNRQQAMQIIPSSGLAKDEIDRMMRDAESHAAEDTRRKQEVEGRNMADAAVYSAEKFLSDNGDKIPETNRAAVQSEIETVKAAMSSGDVSGMQSGAERLQGVLQQAGAAMYQAGAAGPESSGPESGPTGGDNGRSDEDVVEGEFSDAN, encoded by the coding sequence ACGAGCGGCTGGTGGGGCAGGTCGCCAAGCGGCAGGCGGTCATCAATCCGCAGAACACGATCGCCTCGGTCAAGCGCTTCATGGGTCGCAAGTATAGCGACCCGGAAGTGCAGCGGGCCAAGACCTACGTGCCCTACGAGGTGCATGAGGCGACCAATGGCGACATCCGCGTGTTGATGAACGGCCGCGAGTATTCGCCGCCGGAAATCTCGGCCATGATCCTGCAAAAGATCAAGACCGACGCCGAGGCCTATCTGGGCCAGACCGTGACCCAGGCGGTCATCACCGTGCCGGCCTATTTCAACGACAGCCAGCGCCAGGCGACCAAGGACGCGGGCAAGATCGCCGGGCTGGAAGTGATGCGCATCGTCAATGAGCCGACGGCCTCGTCGCTGGCCTATGGACTGGGCAGCAAGAAGGACGAGCTGATCGCCGTCTATGACCTGGGCGGCGGCACGTTCGACATCTCCATCCTGGAGGTGGGCGACGGCGTGTTCGAGGTCAAGTCGACCAACGGCGACACCTTCCTGGGCGGCGACGACTTCGACCAGCGCATCATCGATTGGGCCGCCGACCAGTTCAAGATGTCGGAAGGCATCGACCTGCGCAACGACAAGCAAGCGTTGCAGCGCCTGAAGGAAGCGTCCGAGAAGGCCAAGGTCGAGCTATCGACGACGATGCAGAGCGAGCTGAATCTGCCCTTCATCACCGCCGACGCCACCGGGCCGAAGCACATGAACCTGACCCTCTCACGGGCCAAGCTGGAGCAACTGACCGAGGATTTGGTGCAGCGCTCCATCGAGCCGTGCCGCAAGGCGCTGAAGGATGCCAGTCTCGATACGGGCAGTATCACCGAGGTCATCCTCGTCGGCGGCATGACCCGTATGCCGGCCATCCAGGAAGCGGTACGCAAGTTCTTCGGCCGCGAGCCGCACAAGGGCGTCAACCCCGACGAAGTGGTGGCCCTGGGCGCGGCGATTCAGGCCGGCGTGTTGGGCGGCGACGTGAAAGAGGTCGTGCTGCTCGACGTGACCCCGCTGACGCTGGGCATCGAGACGCTGGGCGGCGTCGCCACGCCACTGATCGAGCGCAACACGACCATCCCGACCAAGAAAAGCCAGATCTTCTCCACCGCCGGCGACAGCCAGACGCAGGTGGAGATCGTCGTCGTGCAGGGCGAACGGCCGATGGCTGCCGACAACAAAAACCTGGGCCGCTTCATCCTCGACGGCCTGCCGCCCGCGCCGCGCGGCGTGCCGCAGATCGAGGTGTCGTTCGACATCGACGCCAACGGCATCCTCAACGTCAGCGCCCGCGACAAGGCCACCAACCGGCAGCAGGCCATGCAGATCATCCCGTCCAGCGGTCTGGCCAAGGACGAGATCGACCGCATGATGCGCGACGCCGAGAGCCACGCCGCCGAGGACACCCGCCGCAAGCAGGAAGTGGAGGGGCGCAACATGGCCGACGCGGCCGTCTATAGCGCCGAGAAGTTCCTGAGCGACAACGGCGACAAGATCCCGGAGACGAATCGCGCCGCCGTTCAGAGCGAGATCGAAACTGTGAAGGCGGCCATGAGCAGCGGCGACGTGAGCGGCATGCAGAGCGGCGCCGAGCGCCTGCAAGGCGTGCTGCAACAGGCCGGCGCGGCCATGTACCAGGCCGGCGCGGCCGGCCCGGAGAGCAGCGGCCCGGAGAGCGGCCCCACCGGCGGCGATAACGGCCGCTCAGACGAAGATGTCGTTGAAGGCGAGTTCAGCGACGCGAACTAA
- the infA gene encoding translation initiation factor IF-1 has translation MANKEDKLEVEGTVIELLPNTQFMVELDNGHKVLSYLSGRMRKHYIRILLGDRVRVEMTPYDLKRGRITYRYRRNVPTAEA, from the coding sequence ATGGCTAATAAGGAAGATAAGTTAGAGGTTGAGGGCACGGTCATCGAACTGCTGCCGAATACGCAGTTCATGGTTGAGTTGGATAATGGTCACAAGGTGTTGTCCTATCTGTCCGGCCGGATGCGCAAGCATTACATCCGCATCCTGTTGGGCGACCGCGTGCGCGTGGAGATGACGCCCTACGACCTGAAACGCGGCCGTATCACCTACCGCTATCGCCGCAACGTGCCGACGGCCGAGGCCTAA